A region of Acidobacteriota bacterium DNA encodes the following proteins:
- the ligA gene encoding NAD-dependent DNA ligase LigA: MAEKSKAEKEIAKLRQQINEYDFNYYVLNSPTIADVEYDALMRRLKELEADHPELITPDSPTQRVSGQPAEGFEEYFHKRPMLSLDNSYSIEDLRDWARRCEKLAEGRKFDFICELKIDGLSLSLIYENELLVRAVTRGDGFRGEVVTQNAKTIRSVPLRIESDRTEEVEVRGEVYLPHEAFERVNRERAEQELPTFANPRNAASGAMRQLDPQAVADRRLDIFCYQLLFNGEPAFPTHAESLEWMAKHGFKVNQHRCHCRTIEEVIEYCNDWETKRDDLRYETDGIVVKVNQVAIQDELGWTSKSPRWAIAYKFPARQASTQLLDVIYQVGRTGAITPVAVLDPVQLAGTTVSRASLHNSEEMVRLGVKRGDFVFIEKSGEIIPQVVKVITERRRGKETDFEFPAECPVCQTPLIKPEDEAVTRCPNPDCPAKLRAGLLHFSSRRAMRIEGLGEALVEQLTSFRIKRDKKGNIVEDENGLPTLLPPLVKNAADLYSLAEKKDELLALERMGSKSVDNLLAQIETSKEAGLARLIYGLGIRHVGERTAAILAGQYGSLEKLASASADELAEIHEVGEVVAASISDWFNQSPNQVLIQQLKAAGVKTGVAQTTAEPVSKVFEGKIFVITGTLPTMKREDAKSLIEARGGRVSSSVSKKTDFVLAGADPGSKLTKAEELGIRIIDEDELLRFLQEA, translated from the coding sequence ATGGCTGAAAAATCAAAAGCGGAAAAAGAAATTGCCAAACTCCGACAACAAATCAACGAGTACGATTTCAATTACTACGTTTTGAATTCGCCCACTATCGCGGATGTTGAATACGACGCGCTAATGCGGCGATTGAAAGAACTTGAAGCCGACCATCCTGAACTCATTACTCCCGACAGCCCCACGCAGCGAGTTTCCGGCCAACCGGCGGAAGGTTTTGAAGAATACTTCCACAAACGCCCGATGCTGTCTTTGGACAACAGCTACAGCATAGAGGATTTGCGAGACTGGGCCCGTCGTTGTGAAAAGCTGGCCGAAGGCCGCAAATTCGATTTCATCTGCGAATTGAAAATTGATGGCCTAAGCCTTTCGCTGATTTACGAAAACGAATTGCTGGTTCGTGCAGTCACGCGAGGCGATGGGTTTCGTGGCGAAGTCGTCACTCAGAACGCCAAAACAATCCGTTCCGTGCCGCTACGGATTGAATCCGACCGAACTGAAGAAGTCGAAGTGCGCGGAGAAGTGTATTTGCCGCACGAAGCCTTTGAGCGCGTCAATCGCGAACGCGCCGAACAGGAATTACCGACCTTTGCCAATCCTCGCAATGCGGCTTCCGGAGCAATGCGACAACTCGATCCGCAAGCCGTCGCCGATCGGCGGCTGGATATTTTCTGTTACCAACTGTTGTTCAATGGAGAACCGGCGTTTCCAACCCATGCCGAATCTTTGGAGTGGATGGCCAAACATGGGTTTAAGGTGAATCAACATCGGTGCCATTGCCGAACAATTGAAGAAGTTATTGAGTATTGCAATGATTGGGAGACCAAGCGCGACGACCTGAGATATGAAACCGATGGGATTGTCGTCAAAGTCAATCAGGTCGCCATTCAGGATGAGCTTGGCTGGACCTCGAAATCGCCTCGCTGGGCGATTGCTTACAAATTTCCTGCGCGCCAGGCTTCGACACAATTGCTGGATGTGATTTACCAGGTTGGCCGCACCGGAGCCATTACCCCCGTTGCCGTACTAGATCCGGTTCAACTGGCCGGAACCACTGTGTCTCGCGCCAGCCTGCACAATTCTGAAGAAATGGTCAGGTTGGGTGTGAAACGTGGGGATTTTGTTTTCATCGAAAAGAGCGGTGAGATCATTCCTCAAGTGGTCAAGGTCATTACTGAACGCCGCCGCGGCAAGGAAACTGATTTTGAATTCCCCGCCGAATGCCCTGTTTGCCAAACTCCGCTCATCAAGCCGGAAGACGAAGCAGTCACTCGGTGCCCCAACCCGGATTGCCCGGCAAAACTGCGAGCCGGTTTACTGCATTTTTCTTCTCGTAGAGCGATGCGAATCGAAGGTTTGGGTGAAGCATTGGTTGAGCAATTAACCTCATTCCGTATTAAGCGCGACAAAAAAGGAAATATCGTTGAAGATGAAAATGGGTTGCCAACGCTGTTGCCACCATTGGTCAAAAATGCTGCCGATTTGTATTCATTGGCCGAGAAAAAAGATGAATTGCTGGCCCTTGAAAGAATGGGAAGTAAGTCCGTTGACAATCTGCTTGCTCAAATTGAAACGAGCAAGGAGGCAGGCTTAGCTCGATTGATTTATGGCTTGGGAATTCGCCACGTGGGTGAACGGACAGCAGCTATTCTGGCGGGACAATATGGCAGCTTGGAGAAATTGGCGTCAGCATCAGCGGACGAACTCGCGGAGATTCATGAAGTGGGCGAGGTAGTCGCCGCATCAATTTCCGACTGGTTCAATCAGTCACCAAATCAAGTCTTGATTCAACAACTGAAAGCGGCTGGCGTCAAAACGGGGGTTGCCCAAACAACCGCAGAGCCCGTGTCAAAAGTATTTGAAGGCAAGATCTTCGTCATCACGGGAACACTGCCTACGATGAAAAGAGAAGACGCCAAGTCATTGATTGAGGCGAGAGGAGGGAGGGTTTCCAGTTCGGTCAGCAAAAAAACGGATTTCGTCCTGGCAGGAGCCGACCCAGGCTCAAAACTGACTAAAGCTGAGGAGCTTGGCATCAGAATTATTGACGAAGATGAACTCCTCAGATTTCTCCAGGAGGCGTAA